From a region of the Triticum aestivum cultivar Chinese Spring chromosome 7D, IWGSC CS RefSeq v2.1, whole genome shotgun sequence genome:
- the LOC123171176 gene encoding putative disease resistance protein RGA3, with product MAYFALCCGKDWNPEAASYWHLEASRTKLWYLQTPTKDRMEAEWFSGIKAVTSTATTVVSGLNDWIAFLQWFQPDKTLENGQLQEELWKLETTMPMMQEMIDKAEWSSHKDPVAKLLEELKGVFYDSEDTLDDLNYYVLKSKIEKGALPTDFTKSTVCCGFGKVKELQRRAEHLMTQLNFMVSHNERHFVKSFRPETSSLPNEPKIFGRQKELMEIIQLLGVPVSIHSGGKRKNSKSATDALSTQEAFIDDARNEGVGVLAITGIGGVGKTTLTQQIYHHPLVEAHFDQQLWICVSDDFDVKRLTKELVQSSGVKALSDNLNSLQSILATAVKSKRFLLVLDDIWDDVLTENGQEWENFCAPLTRGLPGSIILVTTRSVKVAKKVCTVGTFPLEGLQADAFWEFFRSCAFNCKGCENNADLETIARKIVPKLKGSPLAAKTLGRLLRVNHDIEHWRNVLDSELWELKQEKEEILPALRLSYIYLPFRLKRCFSLCAMYPKDHVFQMEVAVHIWCAQGFVEPQGQIPLSDIARSYFQELIDRSLFQEAAGAPDTYVIHDLIHDMLQLVSANESSSALKYLRFLSCGFNAIKVLPETVARFKLLRCLKFGSSRTCTFHTFPESYCCLYNLQTFVGLGFIFQNLPRNFTRLVNLQHFRINTLTHQRHCTLYSVPSEFAHIRLLRYMNLKGELNLEGMSYLQPNDVQQLEMSKRKDIRKLILAFDQGRGTSDSDMEVLEALCPHPDVIQCLDIKYFKGDLNPTWFKPSNLQSLMQLQFITCDIRTVSWGGDHAGTMFSALTFLNISMCSRLSSLEQLLQAPGLPAIRIISIDRCPELVNLFVETFKAFECLETLSIWSCPKINWERLVGLPPSLQYLNMIDFGQFSDHFLSCLEHLASLLKLNLSSESLTSIPIQQWSSLLRLDVWNCSKLTTVDFTPRSLPAVKVITIRNCEALLSLPGKTFVEFCCLEELMIRECPNIEWRGLTFPISLRELYLNDCGDISPWVPNSLEHLNHLTHLALMNLKYIKSISAQIWAQSLSKLEFLQICECPHLQAIGGPKGIAGITNAFVESCDKLKGIKQPFRRGRMAHFGHF from the exons AATGGAAGCAGAATGGTTCTCGGGTATCAAGGCTGTCACCTCAACCGCCACGACAGTGGTATCTGGTTTAAATGATTGGATTGCTTTTCTTCAATGGTTCCAGCCAGACAAAACTTTGGAGAATGGACAGCTGCAGGAGGAGCTCTGGAAACTCGAGACAACAATGCCAATGATGCAGGAAATGATCGATAAAGCAGAGTGGTCAAGTCATAAGGACCCAGTAGCAAAACTTTTAGAAGAACTCAAGGGTGTCTTTTATGATAGTGAAGATACTCTTGATGATCTGAACTATTACGTGCTGAAATCAAAGATAGAGAAAGGTGCACTGCCAACAGATTTCACTAAGAGCACAGTCTGCTGTGGCTTTGGTAAAGTGAAGGAACTGCAAAGAAGGGCCGAACATCTGATGACTCAGTTGAATTTCATGGTTTCACACAACGAGAGGCATTTTGTGAAGTCATTCAGGCCAGAAACAAGTTCTCTTCCAAATGAACCTAAGATCTTTGGCCGCCAAAAGGAATTGATGGAAATTATTCAATTGCTTGGCGTGCCAGTAAGCATCCATAGTGGTGGGAAAAGAAAAAACAGTAAAAGTGCAACTGATGCACTCAGCACCCAGGAAGCTTTCATTGATGATGCAAGAAATGAAGGTGTGGGTGTACTGGCTATAACTGGCATTGGTGGTGTAGGTAAAACAACTTTGACACAACAAATCTACCATCATCCTCTGGTAGAAGCTCATTTCGACCAACAGCTTTGGATATGTGTGTCCGATGACTTTGACGTTAAGAGATTGACAAAAGAGCTCGTACAGTCCTCAGGGGTGAAAGCATTGTCAGATAACCTGAATTCTCTCCAATCAATACTGGCTACTGCTGTCAAGTCTAAGCGGTTTCTGCTCGTGTTAGATGATATATGGGACGATGTTCTGACTGAAAATGGACAAGAATGGGAGAACTTCTGTGCTCCTCTAACACGTGGGCTTCCAGGAAGCATTATCCTAGTGACTACCAGGTCTGTTAAGGTAGCTAAGAAAGTGTGCACAGTTGGGACTTTTCCACTAGAAGGTTTACAAGCTGATGCCTTCTGGGAGTTCTTCAGATCATGTGCATTCAATTGCAAGGGCTGCGAAAATAATGCAGATTTAGAAACCATTGCAAGGAAGATTGTTCCCAAACTGAAAGGGTCTCCTCTAGCTGCCAAAACTCTTGGCCGGTTGCTAAGGGTGAATCATGACATTGAACATTGGAGAAATGTCTTAGATAGTGAGCTGTGGGAATTAAAGCAAGAAAAGGAGGAGATCTTGCCGGCTCTTAGATTGAGCTACATTTATCTGCCTTTCCGTTTAAAGAGGTGTTTCTCACTGTGTGCAATGTACCCAAAAGACCATGTCTTTCAGATGGAAGTTGCTGTTCACATATGGTGTGCCCAAGGTTTCGTGGAACCTCAAGGTCAAATTCCTCTTTCAGATATTGCGCGTTCCTATTTTCAAGAACTTATAGACCGCTCACTCTTTCAAGAAGCTGCGGGGGCACCTGATACATACGTCATTCATGATTTGATCCATGATATGCTCCAGTTAGTCTCAGCAAATGAAAGTTCGTC TGCCTTGAAATATCTCCGTTTTCTGTCTTGTGGCTTTAATGCTATAAAGGTGCTGCCTGAGACTGTTGCTCGTTTTAAGCTTCTGAGGTGCTTAAAGTTTGGAAGCTCCAGGACTTGTACTTTTCATACATTCCCAGAGTCATACTGTTGCCTTTATAATCTGCAAACGTTCGTGGGGCTAGGCTTCATATTCCAGAACTTACCAAGGAACTTCACTAGACTTGTCAACTTGCAGCACTTCAGAATTAATACTCTTACTCATCAGAGACACTGCACACTATATTCTGTTCCTTCCGAGTTCGCCCATATCAGATTGCTAAGGTACATGAATCTTAAGGGAGAACTGAATCTGGAAGGCATGTCCTATCTGCAACCAAATGATGTACAACAGCTCGAAATGAGCAAAAGAAAGGATATTCGGAAACTAATATTAGCTTTTGACCAGGGTAGGGGCACCTCTGATAGTGATATGGAAGTTCTTGAGGCTCTTTGCCCCCATCCAGATGTTATTCAGTGCCTGGATATCAAGTATTTCAAAGGCGACTTAAATCCTACTTGGTTTAAGCCATCAAACCTGCAGAGCTTAATGCAGCTCCAGTTCATAACATGTGATATACGTACAGTATCTTGGGGTGGTGACCATGCTGGCACTATGTTCTCAGCTCTCACTTTTTTGAACATTTCTATGTGCAGCAGACTGTCTTCGCTTGAACAACTTCTACAGGCACCTGGTCTTCCAGCAATCAGAATAATTAGTATTGACCGTTGCCCAGAGTTGGTGAACCTTTTTGTTGAAACCTTTAAAGCTTTTGAATGTCTTGAAACACTGAGCATCTGGAGCTGCCCAAAGATTAATTGGGAAAGGCTTGTTGGGTTGCCGCCTTCATTGCAATATCTGAACATGATTGATTTTGGTCAATTTTCTGATCACTTTCTGAGCTGCCTAGAACATCTAGCATCGCTACTGAAACTGAATTTATCTTCTGAATCTTTGACTTCAATTCCCATACAACAATGGTCATCTCTACTGCGCCTGGATGTTTGGAACTGTAGCAAATTAACAACAGTTGACTTCACTCCTCGTTCCTTACCAGCAGTAAAAGTAATCACAATTCGAAATTGTGAAGCTTTATTGTCTCTACCTGGCAAAACGTTTGTGGAGTTCTGTTGTCTAGAGGAATTGATGATACGTGAATGTCCAAATATTGAGTGGAGAGGCTTGACATTTCCTATATCGCTTCGGGAGCTGTACCTCAATGACTGTGGAGACATCTCACCATGGGTTCCGAACTCACTGGAGCACCTCAACCACTTAACCCATCTGGCGTTGATGAACCTCAAGTACATCAAATCAATCTCTGCACAAATATGGGCACAGAGTTTGTCAAAGCTGGAATTCTTGCAGATCTGTGAGTGTCCTCATCTGCAAGCGATTGGTGGTCCCAAAGGAATTGCAGGCATTACTAATGCATTTGTTGAATCGTGTGACAAGCTAAAGGGTATAAAGCAACCTTTCCGGAGAGGTAGAATGGCCCACTTCGGCCACTTTTGA
- the LOC123169243 gene encoding probable NAD(P)H-dependent oxidoreductase 1, protein MATGAGDDGHGAGAGATAIPSVILNTGHAMPVLGFGTGSPSKPADLANIIVHAVRLGYRHLDTASMYRTEPTVGAAVAESVRAGAVPSRTDLFVTSKLWISDARPGRVVPALRESLARLGLAYLDLFLVHWPVAATAGGLPVDKSTLVEFDMEGVWRGMEDCHRLGLARSVGVSNFSAAKMERLLALAAVPPAVNQVEMNVGWRQEKVREVCARHGVVVAAYSPLGAYGGFWGSDAVMESGVLHDVAAARGKTVAQVALRWLYEQSVCFVARSYNGKRLKQNMEIFDWELSEEEKGMIDTIPQRRASLGERFMSPDGPYKTPEELWDSDI, encoded by the exons ATGGCCACTGGAGCCGGCGACGACGGGCACGGCGCTGGCGCCGGGGCAACGGCGATCCCGTCCGTGATCCTGAACACGGGCCACGCGATGCCGGTGCTGGGGTTCGGCACGGGCTCGCCAAGCAAGCCGGCGGACCTGGCGAACATCATCGTGCACGCCGTCCGTCTCGGCTACCGCCACCTGGACACGGCCTCCATGTACCGCACGGAGCCGACGGTGGGCGCCGCCGTAGCCGAGTCCGTCCGCGCCGGCGCCGTGCCCTCCCGCACCGACCTCTTCGTCACCTCCAAGCTCTGGATCTCCGATGCGCGCCCGGGCCGCGTCGTCCCGGCGCTCCGCGAGTCGCTCGCCCGCCTCGGCCTAGCCTACCTTGACCTCTTCCTCGTCCACTGGCCCGTGGCCGCCACCGCTGGCGGCCTCCCGGTAGACAAGAGCACGCTGGTGGAGTTCGACATGGAGGGCGTGTGGCGCGGCATGGAGGACTGCCACCGGTTGGGCCTGGCGAGGTCCGTCGGGGTGAGCAACTTCTCGGCGGCCAAGATGGAGAGGCTGCTGGCTCTCGCCGCCGTGCCGCCGGCGGTCAACCAGGTGGAGATGAACGTCGGGTGGAGACAGGAGAAGGTGCGGGAGGTGTGCGCCCGGCACGGCGTTGTTGTCGCCGCCTACTCGCCGCTCGGCGCGTACGGCGGCTTCTGGGGCTCCGACGCCGTCATGGAGAGCGGCGTCTTGCACGACGTCGCCGCCGCCAGAGGCAAGACCGTCGCGCAG GTGGCGTTGAGGTGGCTATACGAGCAGAGCGTGTGCTTTGTGGCGAGGAGCTACAATGGTAAGAGGTTGAAGCAGAACATGGAGATCTTCGACTGGGAGTTGAGCGAGGAGGAGAAGGGGATGATTGACACGATACCGCAGAGGAGGGCGTCTTTGGGTGAGCGTTTCATGTCGCCCGACGGGCCTTACAAAACACCCGAGGAGCTCTGGGACAGCGATATATGA